The genomic segment AGGTGGTTTACGGTATATGACCTATTTACGGCAAAAGCGGACAAGCTATATTTCTTTTATCTTGCCTGCTTTTATTATTTACATCGGCATCATTATCTTTCCCGTGCTGTTCAGCTTTTATTTAAGCCTGACAAAGTGGAAAGGGTATGGGAAAATGGAATTTATCGGGCTTGGTAACTATATTAGAATGTTTACTGACCCCGTTTTCTACATCGGCTTACGGAATAATATCCTCATCGTATTGATTTCGGTGCTAGGGCAGATTCCGCTTGGGCTTTTACTTGCGTATATGTTGTACCGGAAAATGGTAAAACACGCGAATTTTTTTGAAGTATTGATTTTCTTACCGATAACCATTTCGTCCGTCATCGTTGCACAACTGTGGAACCGAATATTTTCTCCTGTTGGCGTGGTTCCTGCAATTATACGCGACCTCACCGGCAATCCCGACTACATTATGACGATATTTGAAGA from the Treponema medium genome contains:
- a CDS encoding carbohydrate ABC transporter permease, giving the protein MTYLRQKRTSYISFILPAFIIYIGIIIFPVLFSFYLSLTKWKGYGKMEFIGLGNYIRMFTDPVFYIGLRNNILIVLISVLGQIPLGLLLAYMLYRKMVKHANFFEVLIFLPITISSVIVAQLWNRIFSPVGVVPAIIRDLTGNPDYIMTIFEDKYLAIVPILFVLLWQHTSLYMVIFLANLQRIPYSVIEAAQLEGAREGKIFIRLIAPMLANVIFINTILAVSGSFKSFDLIYSMTGGGPAHFTEVIAVYMYNTTFVFQNYGYGSALAVIIIIFTVIALMISRAVTKRFDY